The following proteins are co-located in the Vibrio azureus genome:
- the panB gene encoding 3-methyl-2-oxobutanoate hydroxymethyltransferase, with translation MKKITINDLMKWKQEGRKFATSTAYDASFAQLFESQEMPVLLVGDSLGMVLQGKPDTLPVTVEDIAYHTRCVRAGSPNCLLMADMPFMSFTTPEQACENAAVLMRSGANMVKIEGGEWLIDTVKMLTERAVPVCAHLGLTPQSVNIFGGYKVQGREQEKADRMVKDALALQEAGAQIVLLECVPADLAARITQVLDVPVIGIGAGNVTDGQILVMHDMFGISANYMPKFSKNFLQETGDIRTAVARYITEVENGAFPDAEHTIA, from the coding sequence ATGAAAAAAATCACCATTAACGATCTAATGAAATGGAAACAAGAAGGTCGTAAATTTGCAACGTCAACCGCCTACGATGCAAGCTTTGCACAACTTTTCGAGAGCCAAGAAATGCCAGTACTGCTGGTTGGTGACTCACTAGGTATGGTGTTACAAGGCAAACCAGACACATTGCCTGTTACAGTTGAGGATATTGCTTACCATACACGCTGCGTGCGTGCTGGTAGTCCAAACTGTTTATTGATGGCTGATATGCCCTTTATGAGTTTCACCACTCCCGAACAAGCCTGTGAAAATGCCGCAGTCTTAATGCGTTCTGGGGCAAATATGGTAAAAATTGAAGGTGGTGAGTGGCTAATTGACACCGTTAAAATGCTGACAGAACGTGCTGTCCCTGTATGTGCACACTTAGGGCTAACACCGCAATCTGTCAACATCTTTGGGGGCTACAAAGTGCAAGGCCGCGAGCAGGAAAAAGCCGATCGCATGGTGAAAGATGCACTCGCTCTTCAAGAAGCTGGAGCTCAAATTGTGCTACTTGAATGTGTGCCTGCCGATCTTGCAGCACGTATCACCCAAGTTCTTGATGTCCCAGTAATCGGTATCGGTGCTGGTAATGTTACTGATGGTCAAATCCTTGTTATGCACGATATGTTCGGAATTTCAGCTAACTACATGCCAAAATTCTCGAAAAACTTCCTCCAAGAGACTGGTGATATTCGCACAGCCGTAGCTCGATACATCACTGAAGTTGAGAACGGTGCTTTCCCTGACGCTGAACACACCATTGCCTAA
- the panC gene encoding pantoate--beta-alanine ligase, with the protein MQTFTAISAIREQIKAFKREGRNIAFVPTMGNLHEGHLTLVRKAREYADIVVVSIFVNPMQFERSDDLNSYPRTLEDDLNKLVGEKVDVVFTPTPDIIYPEGLDKQTHVDVPGLSTMLEGASRPGHFRGVTTVVNKLFNIIQPNVACFGEKDFQQLAVIRKMVSDLAIDIDIIGVPTVREMDGLAMSSRNGLLTIDERQRAPVLARTMRWISSAIRGGRDDYASVIEDASDQLRAAGLHPDEIFIRDARTLQEINTETTQAVILMSAFLGKVRLIDNQTLDMVIENKEEAESNEANSTSVE; encoded by the coding sequence ATGCAAACTTTTACCGCTATCTCAGCAATTCGCGAACAAATCAAAGCGTTTAAACGTGAAGGGCGTAACATCGCTTTTGTTCCTACGATGGGCAACCTACATGAAGGGCACCTAACCTTAGTACGTAAAGCGCGCGAATATGCCGACATCGTCGTGGTAAGCATCTTTGTTAACCCAATGCAATTCGAACGTAGCGATGATTTAAATAGCTACCCAAGAACTCTCGAAGACGATTTAAACAAACTGGTTGGAGAAAAAGTCGACGTCGTTTTTACACCGACACCTGACATTATCTACCCGGAAGGACTCGATAAGCAAACCCACGTCGATGTTCCTGGATTATCGACTATGCTAGAGGGCGCCTCTCGTCCTGGTCATTTCCGTGGTGTCACTACCGTCGTTAATAAGTTATTTAACATCATCCAGCCTAACGTAGCCTGCTTTGGGGAAAAAGACTTTCAGCAACTTGCTGTGATTAGAAAAATGGTCAGCGACCTCGCCATTGATATCGATATTATTGGTGTTCCCACCGTACGTGAAATGGATGGCCTTGCCATGAGCTCCCGCAACGGCCTCTTGACTATTGATGAGCGTCAACGTGCACCAGTTCTAGCACGTACGATGCGTTGGATTAGCAGCGCTATCCGAGGTGGTCGAGATGATTACGCATCCGTGATTGAAGATGCAAGCGATCAGCTGCGCGCTGCGGGCCTCCACCCTGATGAGATTTTTATCCGTGATGCAAGAACCTTACAAGAAATTAATACCGAGACGACACAGGCAGTCATTCTTATGTCTGCTTTCCTAGGCAAGGTTCGTCTGATTGATAATCAAACACTTGATATGGTGATAGAAAACAAAGAAGAAGCAGAATCAAACGAGGCGAATTCAACAAGCGTAGAGTAA
- a CDS encoding ABC transporter permease: MYKLYWTAFCSLLSKEINRFTRIWVQTLVPPAITMTLYFIIFGSLIGSRIGDMGGFSYMEYIVPGLIMMSVITNSYSNVASSFFSSKFQRNIEELLVAPVPNYVIILGFVMGGVVRGLLVGTIVTGVSLFFVELNVEHWGIIIATVFMTSVVFSLGGLINAVYAKTYDDISIIPTFVLTPLTYLGGVFYSISLLPEFWQDVSKLNPIVYMVNAFRYGFLGVSDVGIVTSFSVLTVFVIALYAVAHYLVTKGIGLRS; the protein is encoded by the coding sequence ATGTACAAACTCTATTGGACGGCATTTTGTAGCCTGTTAAGCAAAGAAATTAATCGTTTTACACGAATCTGGGTGCAAACACTGGTTCCACCAGCAATTACGATGACACTGTATTTCATTATTTTTGGCAGCTTGATTGGCTCTCGCATCGGAGATATGGGGGGCTTTAGCTACATGGAATACATCGTACCCGGCTTAATCATGATGTCGGTGATTACGAACTCCTACTCGAATGTCGCGTCTTCATTCTTTAGCTCTAAATTTCAAAGGAACATTGAAGAGTTGCTGGTTGCTCCAGTCCCTAACTATGTCATTATCCTTGGCTTTGTGATGGGAGGCGTTGTGCGTGGTTTGTTGGTGGGCACCATAGTGACTGGCGTTTCTCTGTTTTTTGTGGAACTTAACGTTGAGCACTGGGGGATCATCATTGCAACCGTCTTTATGACTTCCGTTGTGTTTTCACTAGGAGGTTTGATTAACGCTGTATATGCAAAAACATACGATGATATTTCGATTATCCCGACCTTTGTCTTGACTCCACTGACTTACCTTGGCGGTGTATTTTACTCTATCAGTCTTTTGCCTGAGTTTTGGCAAGATGTTTCGAAACTCAATCCAATTGTCTACATGGTTAACGCCTTCCGTTATGGCTTTTTAGGTGTATCTGATGTTGGCATTGTGACATCTTTTAGCGTGTTGACGGTATTCGTTATTGCACTTTATGCAGTGGCGCATTACTTAGTGACGAAAGGAATTGGCTTGCGTTCATAA
- a CDS encoding ABC transporter ATP-binding protein yields the protein MTYALEIEQLRKTYAGGFEALKGMSLTVEKGDFYALLGPNGAGKSTTIGIISSLVNKTSGSVKVFGYDMDTHLELAKQNLGLVPQEFNFNQFETVEQIVIQQAGYYGVSKALAKQRAEKYLTKLDLWEKRKERARNLSGGMKRRLMIARALMHEPQLLILDEPTAGVDIELRRSMWDFLKEINQEQGITIILTTHYLEEAEMLCRHIGIINKGELIENTTMKALLNQLHVETFILDFEYQGTLPQLADVNKQTLVNGSLEIEIEKSQGLNSVFTQLSDCGVKVTSMRNKANRLEELFVSIVRGGSQ from the coding sequence ATGACATATGCATTAGAAATAGAACAGCTGCGTAAGACATACGCTGGAGGTTTTGAAGCGCTAAAAGGGATGAGTTTAACCGTCGAAAAAGGGGACTTTTACGCACTATTAGGGCCTAATGGCGCAGGTAAATCGACGACGATAGGGATTATATCTTCCTTAGTGAATAAAACTTCAGGAAGCGTCAAAGTGTTCGGCTATGACATGGATACACACCTTGAGTTGGCGAAACAAAACTTGGGCTTAGTGCCGCAGGAATTTAATTTCAATCAGTTTGAGACGGTTGAGCAAATTGTTATTCAACAGGCAGGCTATTATGGTGTTTCTAAGGCTTTAGCCAAGCAGCGAGCTGAAAAGTACCTCACTAAACTCGACCTTTGGGAGAAGCGTAAAGAGCGTGCGCGTAATTTATCGGGAGGCATGAAACGCCGCTTGATGATTGCTCGAGCATTAATGCATGAGCCACAGTTACTGATCTTAGATGAACCGACAGCGGGTGTTGATATTGAGTTGCGCCGTTCGATGTGGGATTTCCTGAAGGAAATTAATCAAGAACAAGGCATTACGATTATTTTGACGACCCATTATCTTGAAGAGGCGGAAATGCTTTGTCGTCATATCGGTATCATTAACAAAGGTGAGTTGATTGAAAATACCACGATGAAAGCCTTGCTTAACCAATTACACGTTGAAACTTTCATCTTAGATTTTGAATATCAAGGTACTTTGCCTCAATTAGCTGATGTGAACAAACAAACGCTGGTGAACGGTTCGTTAGAAATTGAAATCGAAAAAAGCCAAGGGCTGAATAGTGTGTTTACTCAGTTGTCTGATTGCGGTGTGAAGGTCACATCGATGCGTAATAAAGCCAATCGACTAGAAGAGTTGTTTGTCAGTATCGTTCGAGGAGGATCGCAATAA
- a CDS encoding SulP family inorganic anion transporter: protein MFGHRFKDINLKGDAFGGVTTAIISLPLALAFGVASGAGAEAGLWGAIMVGLFASLFGGSNTLISEPTGPMTVIMTAVLTSMMAKYPETGMAMTFTVVMMAGAFQVLLGTLKLGKYITLMPYSVISGFMSGIGVILIILQLSPLLGHPAPSGGVTGTLSALPETISNLKFSELFLGLLTLGILFFFPRQYRKYVPAQLVALVIVTVLSVMLFDVDDIRRIGEIPAGLPSLVVPHIEPAIFMEMVIDALVLGTLGCIDTLLTAVIGDSLTRKEHNSDKELRGQGFANMISGVFGALPGAGATMGTVTNIQVGARSPLSGVIRALILALVVLVASGLTAPIPMAVLAGIAVYVGVNILDWSFIQRVHKVSFPGMAVMYGVMLLTVFVDLIVAVGLGVFISNIIIIERLSREQARQVKAISDADEDDVPLTDSEKNLLDRANGKVLFFYLSGPMIFSVSKAISRQHSSIRDYEAMILDLSDVPMIDVTVGLALENAIKDALEAQCSVYLLCPNERTREQLEKFHVLDLVPDENTFKFRYEALNAAVKQVEQDDSLVLLTT from the coding sequence ATGTTTGGTCATCGATTTAAGGATATCAATTTAAAAGGGGATGCCTTCGGGGGGGTCACCACCGCTATCATATCACTGCCTTTAGCGTTAGCATTTGGCGTCGCTTCAGGAGCAGGAGCTGAAGCAGGATTATGGGGCGCGATCATGGTCGGGTTATTTGCTTCACTATTTGGTGGCTCCAATACTCTTATCTCTGAGCCGACTGGCCCGATGACAGTCATTATGACAGCAGTCTTGACCAGTATGATGGCCAAATACCCGGAAACCGGGATGGCGATGACATTCACAGTCGTGATGATGGCTGGTGCATTTCAAGTATTGCTCGGTACACTTAAGTTGGGCAAATATATTACCCTTATGCCCTACAGCGTTATCTCGGGTTTTATGTCTGGCATTGGCGTTATTTTGATCATCTTGCAGCTCTCTCCTCTGCTGGGGCACCCAGCGCCTTCAGGTGGAGTCACTGGAACGTTATCAGCACTGCCAGAAACCATTTCAAACCTTAAGTTCAGTGAGTTATTCCTAGGGTTACTCACATTAGGGATTTTATTTTTCTTTCCAAGGCAATACCGTAAATACGTTCCAGCACAATTGGTTGCATTAGTCATTGTCACGGTTTTGTCGGTAATGTTGTTTGATGTCGATGATATACGCCGGATCGGTGAGATTCCAGCAGGCCTGCCTTCATTAGTGGTTCCTCATATCGAGCCAGCTATATTCATGGAAATGGTGATCGATGCACTTGTGCTGGGAACCTTAGGTTGTATTGATACCTTGTTAACTGCGGTTATTGGCGACTCGCTGACACGCAAAGAACATAACTCAGACAAAGAATTACGTGGTCAGGGTTTTGCAAACATGATTTCTGGTGTGTTTGGGGCACTTCCTGGTGCTGGTGCGACTATGGGAACGGTCACCAATATTCAAGTGGGAGCTCGCTCACCGTTATCTGGAGTGATCCGTGCCCTGATTTTGGCGTTAGTGGTGTTAGTAGCAAGTGGGTTAACGGCTCCGATTCCGATGGCTGTACTGGCAGGAATTGCCGTCTATGTTGGAGTGAATATTCTTGACTGGAGTTTTATTCAACGAGTACATAAAGTGAGTTTTCCTGGTATGGCGGTGATGTATGGGGTGATGTTGCTGACCGTATTTGTTGACTTGATTGTTGCCGTCGGACTCGGCGTATTTATTTCAAACATTATTATTATTGAACGGTTGAGTCGTGAGCAAGCGCGACAAGTAAAGGCGATCAGTGATGCTGATGAAGATGATGTACCGCTCACTGATAGTGAAAAGAACCTGCTCGATCGAGCTAATGGAAAAGTCCTCTTTTTCTATTTATCTGGCCCGATGATCTTCAGTGTCTCGAAAGCGATTTCTCGTCAGCACTCCAGTATCAGAGATTACGAAGCGATGATCCTTGACCTCAGCGATGTCCCCATGATCGATGTGACAGTTGGTCTTGCTCTTGAAAATGCCATTAAAGATGCACTCGAAGCGCAATGTTCGGTGTATTTGTTGTGCCCCAATGAACGGACTCGTGAGCAATTAGAGAAATTTCATGTGCTTGATTTAGTTCCAGATGAAAATACCTTCAAATTCCGTTATGAAGCTTTAAATGCAGCGGTTAAGCAAGTAGAACAAGATGACTCTCTTGTTCTATTAACAACGTAA
- the can gene encoding carbonate dehydratase, giving the protein MPEIKQLFENNSKWSDEIKSDRPEYFAKLAEGQKPDFLWIGCSDSRVPAERLTGLYSGELFVHRNVANQVIHTDLNCLSVVQYAVDVLKVKHIIVCGHYGCGGVKAAIDNPQLGLINNWLLHIRDLYFKHRSYLDQLPEIDKADKLGEINVAEQVYNLGNSTIMQNAWERGQDVEIHGVVYGIEDGRLEYLGIRSNSKETVEASYQKALSTILNSDNKLLCR; this is encoded by the coding sequence ATGCCAGAAATTAAACAATTATTCGAAAATAACTCAAAATGGTCAGATGAAATTAAATCTGATCGCCCTGAATATTTTGCCAAACTTGCCGAAGGCCAAAAACCAGACTTTCTATGGATCGGTTGCTCTGATAGCCGAGTACCAGCAGAACGCTTAACAGGGTTATATTCTGGTGAGTTATTCGTTCACCGTAACGTTGCTAACCAAGTCATTCATACTGATCTAAACTGTTTATCTGTCGTCCAATATGCTGTTGATGTTCTCAAAGTCAAACACATCATCGTTTGTGGGCATTATGGTTGTGGGGGCGTTAAAGCCGCCATTGATAATCCACAACTTGGTTTAATCAATAACTGGTTACTCCATATTCGCGATTTATATTTTAAACACCGTAGCTATCTAGACCAACTTCCAGAAATAGATAAAGCAGATAAACTTGGTGAGATAAACGTGGCCGAGCAAGTCTATAATTTAGGTAACTCAACCATCATGCAAAATGCTTGGGAAAGAGGACAAGATGTAGAAATCCACGGTGTCGTTTATGGTATTGAAGACGGTCGATTAGAATACCTAGGCATTCGTTCTAACTCAAAAGAGACCGTGGAAGCTTCTTACCAAAAAGCACTTTCAACGATTCTAAACTCAGATAATAAATTACTCTGCCGCTAA
- the hpt gene encoding hypoxanthine phosphoribosyltransferase has translation MKHTIEVMISEQEVRDRICELGKQITDRYQGSEDLVLVGLLRGSFVFMADLARAIELTHQVDFMTASSYGNTMESSRDVRILKDLDDDIKGKDVLIVEDIIDTGNTLNKIREILSLREPKSISICTLLDKPSRREVEVPVDYVGFAIPDEFVVGVGIDYAQKYRHLPFIGKVVPQE, from the coding sequence ATGAAACATACAATAGAAGTAATGATTTCTGAGCAAGAAGTTCGCGACCGAATTTGCGAATTAGGTAAGCAAATTACGGATCGCTATCAAGGCAGTGAAGATCTGGTTTTAGTCGGTTTACTGCGAGGCTCATTTGTATTTATGGCGGATCTAGCACGTGCTATCGAATTGACTCACCAAGTCGACTTTATGACAGCTTCTAGCTACGGTAATACAATGGAAAGTTCACGTGATGTACGTATCTTAAAAGACCTTGATGATGATATTAAAGGTAAAGATGTTCTGATTGTTGAAGATATCATTGATACTGGTAATACATTAAACAAGATTCGTGAAATTTTATCTTTGCGTGAACCTAAATCGATTTCTATCTGTACGTTACTTGATAAACCATCTCGCCGAGAAGTAGAAGTGCCAGTTGATTACGTTGGTTTTGCGATTCCTGACGAGTTCGTTGTTGGTGTGGGTATCGACTACGCTCAAAAATACCGTCACCTACCATTTATCGGTAAAGTGGTACCACAGGAGTAA